One genomic segment of Stenotrophomonas sp. 704A1 includes these proteins:
- a CDS encoding 2-hydroxychromene-2-carboxylate isomerase, whose protein sequence is MAPLHWYFDFVSPYSYLHWQKVKRLPQFARVQPVPIAFGAVLHHLGNLGPAEIPAKRRFMYRQLLWTSQAEGTPLRFPPGHPFNPLAALRLCLAAGTGAQAVDVLFDWIWRDGNAADSAEALREPAARLGIADVDAAIAEPAIKEQLRRNTEAAIGAGVFGVPTLAIDGELFWGNDAHPLMVAVLDDPGLLQHPDWQQAVALPVAVQRSR, encoded by the coding sequence ATGGCTCCCCTGCACTGGTACTTCGACTTCGTCTCGCCCTACTCCTACCTGCACTGGCAGAAGGTGAAACGGCTGCCGCAGTTCGCCCGGGTGCAGCCGGTGCCGATCGCCTTCGGCGCGGTCCTGCATCACCTGGGCAACCTCGGTCCGGCCGAGATTCCGGCCAAGCGGCGCTTCATGTACCGCCAGCTGCTGTGGACCTCGCAGGCCGAGGGCACGCCGCTGCGCTTCCCGCCGGGCCATCCGTTCAACCCGCTGGCGGCGCTGCGGCTGTGCCTGGCCGCCGGCACCGGCGCCCAGGCGGTGGACGTGCTGTTCGACTGGATCTGGCGCGACGGCAATGCCGCCGACAGCGCCGAGGCCCTGCGCGAACCGGCCGCCCGCCTGGGCATCGCCGACGTGGACGCGGCCATCGCCGAACCGGCGATCAAGGAACAGCTGCGGCGCAACACCGAGGCGGCGATCGGAGCCGGCGTGTTCGGCGTCCCGACCCTGGCCATCGACGGAGAACTGTTCTGGGGCAACGACGCACACCCCCTGATGGTGGCCGTGCTGGACGACCCCGGGCTGCTGCAGCACCCGGACTGGCAACAGGCCGTCGCCCTGCCGGTGGCGGTGCAGCGCAGTCGCTGA
- a CDS encoding DegV family protein — translation MRIGIVVDSACDLPQDFIAAHNIVLLPITVRIGEAVLADHRDEQATLSFLHAHVAEHGAEAKTIPFSVNQIRDLFLQQLVIDYDHVFCMTITKTRSPIHDNALQASFAILNDYKPVRQAAGYNSPFALRVLDTQNLFAAQAVTAVEAVRLRDSGASVQQIRERLEALAGNVHGYMVTRDLYYMRARARHKGDRSVGLLSAALGSALDIKPVLHGYRGETGPVAKIKGFDNAVLKLFAVVGQRVRAGLMTPTVCVSYGGELDELRALPGYAQMKEVCASHGVTVYESVMSLTGMVNVGKGAVTVGFADAPHRFE, via the coding sequence ATGCGCATCGGAATCGTCGTCGACTCGGCCTGCGACCTGCCGCAGGACTTCATTGCCGCCCATAACATCGTGCTGCTTCCGATCACCGTGCGCATCGGCGAAGCCGTGCTGGCCGATCACCGCGATGAGCAGGCCACGCTCAGTTTCCTGCACGCGCACGTGGCCGAACACGGCGCCGAGGCGAAGACCATTCCTTTCAGCGTCAACCAGATCCGCGACCTGTTCCTGCAGCAGCTGGTGATCGATTACGACCACGTGTTCTGCATGACCATCACCAAGACCCGCAGCCCGATCCACGACAACGCGCTGCAGGCCAGCTTCGCCATCCTCAACGACTACAAGCCGGTGCGGCAGGCGGCAGGCTACAACTCGCCGTTCGCCTTGCGCGTGCTGGACACCCAGAACCTGTTCGCCGCACAGGCGGTGACCGCGGTGGAAGCGGTGCGCCTGCGCGACAGCGGCGCCAGCGTGCAGCAGATCCGCGAACGCCTGGAGGCGCTGGCCGGCAACGTACACGGCTACATGGTCACCCGCGACCTGTACTACATGCGCGCCCGCGCCCGGCATAAGGGCGACCGCAGTGTCGGCCTGCTCAGCGCCGCGCTGGGCAGCGCGCTGGACATCAAACCGGTGCTGCATGGCTACCGCGGCGAGACCGGGCCGGTCGCCAAGATCAAGGGCTTCGACAACGCGGTGCTGAAACTGTTCGCGGTGGTCGGCCAGCGCGTGCGCGCCGGACTGATGACGCCGACGGTGTGCGTGAGCTACGGCGGCGAGCTGGACGAGCTGCGTGCGCTGCCGGGCTATGCGCAGATGAAGGAGGTCTGCGCCAGCCATGGCGTGACCGTGTACGAATCGGTGATGAGCCTGACCGGCATGGTCAACGTCGGCAAGGGCGCGGTCACCGTGGGCTTTGCCGATGCGCCACATCGGTTTGAATGA
- a CDS encoding efflux transporter outer membrane subunit, translated as MSAVTVMRTVAAAALCAALAACTMGPDFVRPQAELPSHWQGEAVASTAIDQDAAWWAGFDDPLLGHLAGQVLAANLDLQLAANRVQQSRAARGISAADRLPSVSASASGVRARNSEVGLNDPSGNGGRDDYGLFQAGIGLSWELDLWGRVRRQLEAADARVQMAEEDAHAVRIALLAETARGYLQLRATRQLLAITGDNLSIAHDIQRLTEARQRQGVASTLQVSSAAAQVASLQARIAPLRHRESQLRNALALLLAQPPQALDAQLQAARRDWPALPAVAVGMPSELAERRPDIRRAEAALHAATAGIGVAQASFLPRITLNGDAGFQARQLDELDGWNAHRFSIGPAISLPIFQGGKLKANLAMSRLQQQQASLQFRRTVLQAWHEVDDAIDGYAAEQQRTLQLHVAVDESETALGAARRQYRAGVVDMLDVLSTQRIALDNQAALANSQASAAIARVELYRALGGGW; from the coding sequence ATGAGCGCAGTCACCGTGATGCGCACCGTCGCTGCAGCTGCCCTGTGCGCGGCCCTGGCAGCCTGCACGATGGGGCCGGACTTCGTGCGCCCGCAGGCCGAGCTGCCCAGTCACTGGCAGGGCGAGGCGGTTGCCAGTACTGCGATCGACCAGGACGCTGCCTGGTGGGCCGGCTTCGATGATCCCCTGCTGGGCCATCTGGCTGGCCAGGTGCTGGCGGCCAACCTGGATCTGCAGCTGGCCGCCAACCGCGTGCAGCAGAGCCGCGCCGCACGTGGCATCAGCGCGGCCGACCGGCTGCCCAGTGTCAGCGCGAGCGCCAGTGGCGTGCGCGCACGCAACAGCGAGGTGGGCCTGAATGATCCGTCCGGCAACGGCGGTCGTGATGACTACGGGCTGTTCCAGGCCGGCATCGGCCTGAGCTGGGAACTGGACCTGTGGGGCCGCGTCCGGCGTCAGCTGGAAGCGGCCGATGCGCGCGTGCAGATGGCCGAGGAGGACGCCCACGCGGTGCGCATCGCGCTGCTGGCGGAAACCGCGCGTGGCTATCTGCAGCTGCGGGCGACGCGGCAGCTGCTGGCGATCACCGGGGACAACCTCAGCATCGCCCACGACATCCAGCGGCTGACCGAAGCGCGCCAGCGCCAGGGCGTGGCCAGTACCTTGCAGGTGTCCAGCGCGGCGGCGCAGGTCGCGTCGCTGCAGGCGCGCATCGCACCGCTGCGGCACCGCGAATCCCAGCTGCGCAATGCGCTGGCGCTGCTGCTGGCACAGCCGCCGCAAGCGCTGGACGCGCAGCTGCAGGCCGCGCGCCGCGACTGGCCGGCCCTGCCCGCAGTCGCGGTGGGAATGCCCAGTGAACTGGCCGAACGCCGCCCCGACATCCGGCGCGCCGAAGCGGCCCTGCATGCGGCCACCGCCGGCATCGGCGTGGCCCAGGCCAGCTTCCTGCCGCGCATCACCCTGAACGGCGACGCCGGCTTCCAGGCCAGGCAGCTCGATGAGCTGGACGGCTGGAATGCGCACCGCTTCAGCATCGGGCCGGCGATCAGCCTGCCGATCTTCCAGGGCGGCAAGCTGAAGGCCAATCTTGCAATGAGCAGGCTGCAGCAGCAGCAGGCGTCGCTGCAGTTCCGCCGTACCGTGCTGCAGGCCTGGCATGAAGTGGATGACGCCATTGATGGCTACGCTGCCGAGCAGCAGCGCACGCTGCAGCTGCACGTGGCAGTGGACGAGAGCGAGACCGCACTGGGCGCGGCACGCCGCCAGTACCGGGCCGGCGTGGTCGACATGCTGGATGTGCTGAGCACCCAGCGCATCGCGCTGGACAACCAGGCCGCACTGGCCAACAGCCAGGCGAGCGCGGCGATCGCACGGGTGGAGCTGTATCGCGCGCTGGGCGGTGGCTGGTAG
- a CDS encoding HlyD family secretion protein encodes MTPNKTILHTGLALGVLALALGGWLLLRDGRYQRTDNAYVNADFTVVAPKIAGFVSTVEVDDNQTVKAGDVLARIDDRDYQVALQAARADLANARAQLANAQAALAQQGSLIEQARASVDVSRSELRLASADQQRYRELARDGAGTVQNAQQAQSKQAVASAHLQQGQAALTTARQRTDILAAGVQAAQAAVQRAEAAQARAELDLSHTVLRAPIDGVVGRRAVRVGAYLTPGTPVAAVVPLQRAFVVANFQETQMTRMQAGQQVELKVDVFPGTPLRGHVDSIAPATGVTFAAVAPENATGNFTKVVQRIPVKIVLEPGQPLLDQLRAGMSVEASVDLGSRVPAQSVQHRPGHKRGEGA; translated from the coding sequence ATGACCCCCAACAAGACAATCCTCCATACCGGCCTTGCGCTGGGCGTGCTGGCCCTGGCCCTCGGTGGCTGGCTGCTGCTGCGTGATGGCCGCTACCAGCGCACGGACAATGCCTACGTCAATGCCGACTTCACGGTCGTTGCGCCGAAGATCGCCGGCTTCGTCAGTACGGTGGAGGTGGACGACAACCAGACCGTAAAGGCCGGCGACGTGCTCGCCCGCATCGACGACCGCGATTACCAGGTGGCGCTGCAGGCCGCGCGTGCCGACCTGGCCAATGCCCGTGCGCAGCTGGCCAACGCGCAGGCCGCGCTGGCCCAGCAGGGCTCGCTGATCGAACAGGCGCGTGCCAGCGTCGATGTCAGCCGCTCCGAGCTGCGCCTGGCCAGTGCCGACCAGCAGCGCTACCGCGAACTGGCCCGGGATGGCGCCGGTACCGTGCAGAACGCACAGCAGGCGCAATCGAAGCAGGCCGTGGCCAGTGCGCACCTGCAGCAGGGCCAGGCGGCGCTGACCACCGCACGCCAGCGCACCGACATCCTGGCCGCCGGCGTGCAGGCCGCGCAGGCAGCGGTGCAACGCGCAGAAGCGGCGCAGGCGCGTGCCGAGCTGGATCTTTCGCACACCGTGCTGCGCGCGCCGATCGATGGCGTGGTCGGCCGCCGCGCGGTCCGCGTGGGGGCGTACCTGACCCCGGGCACGCCGGTGGCAGCGGTGGTGCCGCTGCAGCGCGCGTTCGTGGTCGCCAATTTCCAGGAAACCCAGATGACCCGCATGCAGGCCGGGCAGCAGGTCGAGCTGAAGGTGGACGTATTCCCGGGCACGCCGCTGCGTGGCCACGTCGACAGCATCGCGCCGGCGACCGGCGTCACCTTCGCCGCCGTCGCACCGGAAAACGCCACCGGCAACTTCACCAAGGTGGTGCAGCGCATTCCGGTGAAGATCGTGCTGGAGCCGGGCCAGCCACTGCTGGACCAGCTGCGTGCCGGCATGTCGGTGGAAGCCAGCGTTGACCTGGGCAGCCGCGTGCCTGCGCAGAGCGTGCAGCACCGTCCGGGCCACAAGCGCGGGGAGGGCGCATGA
- a CDS encoding MFS transporter, whose translation MSAVVMPTAPAAPAAPAFDRRIVVGLCGVLLVVLVSGFNENITKVALADIRGAMGFSVDEGSWIIGVYSAMSVSAMAFAPWCAVTFSLRRFALVMIAAFMLLGVLCPLAPDLPTFLLLRALQGLAGGALPPLLMSVALRFLPPGIKLYGLAGYALTATFGPSMGTPLAALWVEHAGWQFAFWQIVPFCVAGMAMVGWGLPQDPLRLERFAQFNGVGLALGFPALVMLVLGLTQGPRLNWFDSPLVTLLLGGGGGLLVLFFINEWFHPLPFFKLQLLANRNLSYSLVTCIGVLFALLAVISIPSAYLASVQGYRPLQTAPLLLWVALPQIIALPLVATLMNQRGVDCRWVQAAGLLLLAAACFLGAHLDVQWNRDNFLWVQLLQVLAQPMAVLPLLLLATTGLAPQDGPFASAWFNTVKGFSAVFAGGVLDAIGQSRRHFHSTALVEHLGNQPWLPASADLPARLHAQMQALVSADLYWLVALVALACLPLLPWATRVHPPRAVA comes from the coding sequence ATGAGCGCAGTCGTCATGCCCACGGCCCCGGCCGCCCCCGCTGCTCCTGCCTTCGACCGCCGCATCGTGGTCGGCCTGTGCGGCGTGCTGCTGGTGGTGCTGGTATCGGGCTTCAACGAGAACATCACCAAGGTCGCGTTGGCCGACATCCGCGGTGCAATGGGTTTCAGCGTGGACGAGGGCAGCTGGATCATCGGCGTGTACAGCGCGATGTCGGTCAGCGCCATGGCATTCGCGCCGTGGTGCGCGGTGACCTTCTCGCTGCGCCGCTTCGCCCTGGTGATGATCGCCGCCTTCATGCTGCTGGGCGTGCTGTGCCCGCTGGCACCGGACCTGCCCACCTTCCTGCTGCTGCGCGCGCTGCAGGGCCTGGCCGGTGGCGCACTGCCGCCACTGCTGATGAGCGTGGCGCTGCGCTTCCTGCCGCCGGGCATCAAGCTGTACGGCCTGGCCGGCTACGCGCTGACCGCCACCTTCGGACCGAGCATGGGCACGCCGCTGGCCGCGCTGTGGGTCGAGCATGCCGGCTGGCAGTTCGCGTTCTGGCAGATCGTGCCGTTCTGCGTGGCCGGCATGGCCATGGTCGGCTGGGGACTGCCGCAGGACCCGCTGCGGCTGGAGCGCTTCGCCCAGTTCAACGGGGTGGGCCTGGCGCTGGGCTTTCCCGCGCTGGTGATGCTGGTGCTGGGCCTGACCCAGGGCCCGCGCCTGAACTGGTTCGATTCCCCGCTGGTCACGCTGCTGCTGGGCGGTGGTGGCGGCCTGCTGGTGCTGTTCTTCATCAACGAATGGTTCCATCCGCTGCCGTTCTTCAAGCTGCAATTGCTGGCCAACCGCAATCTCAGCTACTCGCTGGTGACCTGCATAGGCGTGCTGTTCGCGCTGCTGGCGGTGATTTCCATTCCGTCCGCCTACCTGGCCAGCGTGCAGGGCTACCGGCCGCTGCAGACCGCACCCCTGCTGCTGTGGGTGGCCCTGCCGCAGATCATCGCGCTGCCTCTGGTGGCCACCTTGATGAACCAGCGTGGCGTGGACTGCCGCTGGGTGCAGGCCGCCGGACTTCTGCTGCTGGCCGCGGCCTGCTTCCTCGGTGCGCACCTGGATGTGCAATGGAACCGCGACAACTTCCTGTGGGTGCAGCTGCTGCAGGTGCTGGCCCAGCCGATGGCGGTACTGCCCCTGCTGCTGCTGGCCACCACGGGCCTGGCGCCGCAGGACGGTCCGTTCGCCTCGGCCTGGTTCAACACCGTCAAAGGCTTTTCCGCCGTGTTCGCCGGCGGCGTGCTGGACGCCATCGGGCAGTCGCGCCGGCACTTCCATTCCACTGCGCTGGTCGAGCACCTGGGCAACCAGCCGTGGTTGCCTGCCAGCGCCGACCTTCCGGCGCGCCTGCATGCCCAGATGCAGGCCCTGGTGTCGGCTGACCTGTACTGGCTGGTGGCGCTGGTCGCGCTGGCCTGCCTGCCGCTGCTGCCCTGGGCCACGCGCGTCCATCCGCCACGCGCTGTGGCATGA
- a CDS encoding LysR family transcriptional regulator, whose protein sequence is MPLPDLNLLLALDVLLDEGSVAGAARRMNLSAPAMSRTLGRIREALGDPVLVRAGRGLAPTPRALELREQVRDVIEQAHRVFHDGREVDMQTLEHTFSIRANDVFIGSYGGRLREVFRQQAPRCTLRFMPEGDTDDDAMVQGRIDLFISTAGKHTAETKVQNLFTTALLGAAREGHPLFDGDITAERFAACEHISVSRRGIAHGPIDDELAQMGLARRVAMVIPTFHGAIFAAASSDLVLPQMPSVMLDRIAYMGLPLRMFPLPVPVRTVALVQAWHPRMDNDPAHRWLRRAIKAMCDAEPLQG, encoded by the coding sequence ATGCCCCTGCCCGATCTGAACCTGTTGCTGGCCCTGGATGTGCTGCTGGACGAAGGCAGCGTGGCCGGTGCTGCGCGGCGCATGAATCTGAGCGCTCCGGCCATGAGCCGTACCCTGGGGCGGATCCGCGAGGCGCTGGGCGACCCGGTGCTGGTGCGCGCTGGCCGCGGGCTGGCCCCGACCCCGCGCGCGCTGGAACTGCGCGAGCAGGTGCGCGATGTGATCGAGCAGGCCCACCGGGTGTTCCATGACGGCCGCGAAGTGGACATGCAGACCCTGGAGCACACCTTCAGCATCCGCGCCAACGATGTGTTCATCGGCAGCTATGGCGGCCGCCTGCGCGAAGTGTTCCGCCAGCAGGCGCCGCGCTGCACGTTGCGCTTCATGCCCGAGGGCGATACCGATGATGATGCGATGGTGCAGGGCCGGATCGATCTGTTCATCAGCACCGCCGGCAAGCATACGGCGGAAACCAAGGTGCAGAACCTGTTCACCACCGCGTTGCTGGGCGCGGCGCGCGAAGGGCATCCGTTGTTCGACGGTGACATCACCGCCGAACGGTTCGCTGCCTGCGAGCACATCTCGGTCTCGCGGCGCGGCATCGCCCATGGGCCGATCGACGACGAACTGGCGCAGATGGGCCTGGCGCGGCGGGTGGCGATGGTGATTCCCACCTTCCATGGCGCGATCTTCGCTGCGGCGTCGTCGGACCTGGTGCTGCCGCAGATGCCCAGCGTGATGCTGGACCGGATCGCCTACATGGGACTGCCGCTGCGCATGTTCCCGCTGCCGGTTCCGGTACGCACGGTAGCGCTGGTGCAGGCCTGGCACCCGCGCATGGACAATGATCCCGCGCACCGCTGGCTGCGCCGCGCGATCAAGGCGATGTGCGATGCCGAGCCCCTGCAGGGCTGA
- a CDS encoding amidohydrolase family protein codes for MGVLNKRRRAWSGATVVALLLMATAASAQDLLVRNATVHTASARGSLQHADVLVQGGVIRAVGNGLAVPAGATVVEADGRPLTPALFGGITETGIEEVSGESSTVDSTLKIGEQPLRPEFDVTLAYNPASVLIPVTRLEGIGFTALGAATGGGFVAGQGGVMRLDGSADPIGPRALFLRIGAAASELTGHSRAAQWMLLQQMIDEARGQVAADSPHALLTPAGRRTLGRYLAGQGRIVVEVDRAADIRQLLRWAAREKVKIAIAGASEAWQVAPELAAAHVPVFVDVLANLPASFDQLGATLENAARLQRAGVAVSFVQRGDATHNARKMRQLAGNAVANGLPWADGLAGLTRVPAQAFGVADQIGSIEPGKRADLVLWEGDPLDVAHYAEQVWLGGRAMPMRSRQTELRDRYLQRNAQP; via the coding sequence ATGGGCGTGTTGAACAAGCGTCGCCGGGCATGGTCCGGCGCTACCGTGGTGGCGCTGTTGTTGATGGCAACCGCAGCCTCGGCGCAGGACCTGCTGGTGCGCAACGCCACGGTGCATACCGCCAGCGCGCGCGGCAGCCTGCAGCATGCCGACGTGCTGGTGCAGGGTGGCGTCATCCGCGCGGTGGGCAATGGCCTGGCCGTACCGGCGGGCGCCACCGTGGTCGAGGCCGATGGCCGGCCCCTGACACCGGCACTGTTCGGCGGCATCACCGAAACCGGCATCGAAGAAGTGTCCGGTGAATCGAGCACGGTGGACAGTACGCTGAAGATCGGCGAGCAGCCCCTTCGCCCGGAGTTCGACGTCACCCTCGCCTACAACCCGGCCTCGGTGCTGATTCCGGTGACGCGGCTGGAAGGCATCGGCTTCACCGCACTGGGCGCGGCCACCGGTGGTGGCTTCGTGGCCGGCCAGGGCGGCGTGATGCGGCTGGACGGCAGCGCCGACCCGATCGGCCCGCGTGCCCTGTTCCTGCGCATCGGCGCAGCGGCCTCCGAACTCACCGGGCATTCGCGCGCCGCGCAATGGATGCTGCTGCAGCAGATGATCGACGAGGCACGCGGGCAGGTCGCTGCGGACTCGCCGCACGCGCTGCTGACGCCGGCCGGGCGCCGTACGCTCGGCCGCTACCTGGCCGGTCAGGGCCGCATCGTGGTGGAGGTCGATCGCGCCGCCGACATCCGCCAGCTGCTGCGCTGGGCCGCCCGCGAGAAGGTGAAGATCGCCATCGCCGGTGCCAGCGAAGCGTGGCAGGTCGCGCCGGAGCTGGCCGCTGCGCACGTGCCGGTGTTCGTCGATGTGCTGGCCAACCTGCCGGCCAGCTTCGACCAGCTCGGCGCCACGCTGGAGAACGCGGCGCGCCTGCAGCGTGCAGGTGTGGCGGTCTCCTTCGTGCAGCGCGGCGACGCCACCCACAATGCACGCAAGATGCGCCAGCTGGCCGGCAATGCGGTCGCCAACGGCCTGCCCTGGGCCGACGGCCTGGCCGGGCTGACCCGGGTGCCGGCACAGGCCTTCGGCGTGGCCGACCAGATCGGCAGCATCGAGCCGGGCAAGCGTGCCGACCTGGTGCTGTGGGAAGGCGATCCGCTGGATGTGGCGCACTATGCCGAACAGGTCTGGCTGGGCGGCCGTGCGATGCCGATGCGCTCGCGCCAGACCGAACTGCGTGACCGCTACCTGCAGCGCAACGCCCAGCCCTGA
- a CDS encoding amidohydrolase: MASTLLRAGLGLALVSLCTAPAVGASRFVADPYPSTYRTHPDGPLLIQNATVLTGTGQRLDNADVLMRDGRIVAVGSALQADASVTRINAHGKWVTPGLIDVHSHLGVYPSPGVGAHSDGNEMTAPVTANVWAEHSVWPQDPGFQAALAGGVTSMQVLPGSANLVGGRGVTLKNVPAITYQAMKFPGAPWGLKMACGENPKRVYGEGKGVAPATRMGNVAGYRAAFIDAADYIAKSKPKPAKRKGWFGSDKGDSAGDAGGKRDLKLDTLAGAIQGDIRVHIHCYRADEMATMLDLAKEFGFKVAAFHHGVEAYKLADRLAADGVCGALWADWWGFKMEAFDGIQENIALVDRARNSCAIVHSDSPEGIQRLNQEAAKVMASARRARMPEITPEHAITWVTANAAKALGIEGQTGTLEAGKMADVVVWNGNPFSSYALAEQVFIDGRRLYDRSAPASTPRSDFQLGQEVR; the protein is encoded by the coding sequence ATGGCATCGACGTTGTTGCGCGCCGGGCTCGGGCTGGCGCTGGTTTCACTGTGCACGGCACCGGCGGTGGGCGCGTCGCGCTTCGTTGCCGACCCCTACCCCAGCACCTACAGGACGCACCCGGATGGCCCGCTGCTGATCCAGAACGCCACCGTGCTGACCGGCACCGGCCAGCGCCTGGACAACGCCGACGTGCTGATGCGCGACGGCCGCATCGTTGCCGTGGGCAGCGCGCTGCAGGCCGATGCCAGCGTCACCCGGATCAACGCCCACGGAAAATGGGTGACCCCCGGCCTGATCGACGTGCATTCGCACCTGGGCGTGTATCCCAGCCCCGGCGTCGGCGCGCACAGCGACGGCAACGAGATGACCGCACCGGTCACCGCCAACGTGTGGGCCGAACATTCGGTGTGGCCCCAGGACCCCGGCTTCCAGGCCGCGCTGGCCGGTGGCGTGACCAGCATGCAGGTGCTGCCGGGCTCGGCCAACCTGGTGGGTGGCCGCGGCGTGACCCTGAAGAACGTCCCGGCCATCACCTACCAGGCGATGAAATTTCCGGGTGCACCGTGGGGCCTGAAAATGGCCTGCGGCGAGAATCCGAAACGGGTCTACGGCGAAGGCAAGGGCGTCGCTCCAGCGACGCGGATGGGCAATGTCGCCGGCTACCGCGCCGCCTTCATCGATGCCGCCGACTACATCGCCAAAAGCAAACCCAAGCCGGCCAAACGCAAGGGCTGGTTCGGCAGCGACAAAGGTGACAGTGCCGGCGATGCCGGCGGCAAGCGCGATCTCAAGCTGGACACGCTGGCCGGCGCGATCCAGGGCGACATCCGCGTGCACATCCACTGCTACCGCGCCGACGAAATGGCCACCATGCTCGACCTGGCCAAGGAATTCGGCTTCAAGGTCGCCGCGTTCCACCACGGCGTGGAGGCCTACAAACTGGCCGACCGGCTGGCCGCCGACGGCGTCTGCGGTGCGCTGTGGGCCGACTGGTGGGGCTTCAAGATGGAAGCCTTCGATGGCATCCAGGAAAACATCGCCCTGGTCGACCGCGCAAGGAACAGCTGCGCCATCGTCCACTCCGATTCTCCCGAGGGCATCCAGCGCCTCAACCAGGAAGCGGCCAAGGTCATGGCCTCGGCACGGCGTGCGCGCATGCCGGAGATCACGCCCGAACACGCCATCACCTGGGTGACCGCCAACGCCGCCAAGGCGCTGGGCATTGAAGGCCAGACCGGCACCCTGGAGGCCGGCAAGATGGCCGATGTGGTGGTCTGGAACGGCAATCCCTTCAGCTCGTACGCGCTGGCCGAACAGGTCTTCATTGATGGCCGTCGGCTGTACGACCGCAGCGCACCGGCGTCGACGCCGCGTTCCGATTTCCAGCTTGGCCAGGAGGTGCGCTGA
- a CDS encoding universal stress protein — translation MFTTLLVALDGGPQHDALLDLVSHLAGPRSRVHLLCVLDPEFTLPTDASEADRREYAAAARQHAHAEAVLADALADLRERGVDAIAQLPSGDPGEVISAHARHLHADLIVIGHRHLSRLQRLLDSSVAHWTLDHAPCPVLVETRGS, via the coding sequence ATGTTCACTACCCTGCTGGTCGCCCTCGACGGCGGCCCCCAGCATGACGCCCTGCTCGACCTGGTCAGCCACCTGGCGGGGCCACGCAGCCGCGTGCACCTGCTGTGCGTGCTCGACCCGGAATTCACCCTGCCAACCGACGCCAGCGAGGCCGACCGGCGCGAGTACGCCGCGGCAGCCCGGCAGCACGCGCACGCCGAAGCGGTACTGGCCGATGCCCTGGCCGACCTGCGCGAACGCGGTGTGGATGCCATCGCACAGCTGCCCAGCGGTGATCCGGGCGAGGTGATCAGTGCGCACGCGCGCCACCTCCACGCCGACCTGATCGTGATCGGCCACCGCCACCTGTCGCGGCTGCAGCGCCTGCTCGACAGCTCGGTGGCGCACTGGACCCTGGACCACGCGCCGTGCCCGGTGCTGGTGGAAACCCGCGGCAGCTGA